The nucleotide sequence AATGACGTCAAGCCATTGCGGTCCTTAGGCGGTACGGggacacatacacccacacaactTTGCACGCCGACGTAGGGCAAAAAGCAGATCGTTTACATGTTGGCGGTGCGTAAGTGCACCAAGCGTTTTGGCTCCGCCTGGCGTGGCATCTACACGCACGGAAACACCTTGACAGAATCGATTCCAGTACTGTACATGAGATCAGCAGAAACAGTAATGAGCAAcggtgcgcctcctccccactcctcTGTGACAGAAAAGTCGCGGAGTGCGCATAAGGGCGAAGAGCTAAAATGTGGCGAATAAATAGACAGGTGAAGCAGTGAGAGGTACGAAGCCATCCTTCACAGCAGGTGGAACACGACTGTCAACAAGTAGAGGGAAGTGGGCAACATCTgaacgcagcagcgtctcgtGCCTCTACTGCTGCGTCAGAAACGTCAGGGAGCTTCGGCTAATCTCTTTAGTATCGCAAGACAGCCCCTCTACCGCTGCGACCGTTTCGGCCTTCTCCACAAAGGAGTCTTTTAGGAGAGCCGCGCGTTGCGACAGTATTGCCTGCCGCTGTCCCTCTTGTCGGATACGTTTAAACAGTAGCTGAATAACGCGCTCCTTGTCCACCCAGCACAGATCCTTTATGTCAACCCTCTTTGCGTCTCGCCAGGCTGGGGCGCTGGGCAAGCTCTTGAGGAGTGGGAAGCTGACCTCCTCGGCTGTGTCCAGTCCACCGTGTTCCTCTCGTGCAGCCGGGGAGGAAGCGCCATGGCTCTCCTGCGCAGTCTTCGTTCCAAGTCGAAATGCGCTGTCGACATCAACAGCGGTACGACGCCACCCGCCTTGGTCGGCTGATGTGCTTACCGCCGCGTCGTGCTGACTTCTTGTGGGCAAGAGAGGGGACGCGAAGCGCCGCGCTGAGCTTGTcgacgaggcagcggcgacccTCGCTGCCGGCTGCGCGTTCCGCAAGGAGACTGCAGCGATGCGTTTTGGAAAGCTCTTGCGTTCAACCGTCCAACTCGTCGAAGGCGATGATGTCAACAGTGCAGGATTCGCACCGTCGGTCAACAGAAGTCGCTCAGGTCCCTCTAGTCGCAACAGAGAAGACATGGTGTGCGCTGGAGGAACCTGCCTTGCGTTGGTGAtgcgcgccgccggcgtATTCTCCAGCAGCAACTGGCGACGCTCTTCGacgacacccacacgcacctcTTCCAATGCGGCATAAAAAAACGTCTCGAGCTCAGAGCGCTGCGCTAGCACGTTGCCAGCCGCActtcgcagctgctgcagctcgtgcCGGAGTTGCAGTGCGTCTCGCCGCGCCGCATCCCGCTCCCGCGTCAGTGATTGAATCACCGCCTGCTGTGTCTTGCTATCCGTGAGGAGTTTCTCTTCATATTCGGCGACAACAGCATTGAGGTTGTCTTCGGTGGTTTTAACCAGCTGTCGGAGGGAGGCGATTTGATCCTTCTGAGAGACACTGCGCTGAAGCATCTCGCgggtggcaccgccgtcgagGTCGGTCTGACGCTTCAGGCGCACGTACGTATCGCGCAAGTCCTTGTATTCTGCGCGTACCATTGAGACCTCCTGCGTTAGCATGATCTTCTCCTTGAGCAGCTCGAAATTCTTGTCATGCACCTCCTTTGTGTGTGGCTCGAGCAGCTCCGTCGCTCTGGCGTGCACGTCGGCTTCGTAGGTCGCAGCCAGGTGCTCCTCCATGGTACGGTACTTGACCCGACTCTCTAGCATTTCCAGGCGGGCGCACCGCATCCCTTTCTCGTGTTGTaccgcttcctcctcgcacGTCTTTTTCAGCGTCTCTAGCTCAGCCGATGTGTCGGCGCGCTGATCAAGCGTGGTGAGCACGCAGTTAAGTTGGCTGCTGAGCTCCTGAATGGTGCGCCGCAGATGAACgacttccttctccctcgcacgaagcgcgcgctgctgcaccgccgctgcggtgccgtcGTTTGGGCTGCCGCCGGACTCGCAGGGCATCGTTGACGCCACTTGATCGCTTTCAGAGGAATGCGACAGAGTGAGTGCTGGATCGATGGAAGGTGGGTTGCTCGGGGGTGTCACGAGGGAGAGCCCGTCTCCGCAAACGCCCGGGCCCACGGCTGGTATCGAA is from Leishmania panamensis strain MHOM/PA/94/PSC-1 chromosome 35 sequence and encodes:
- a CDS encoding hypothetical protein (TriTrypDB/GeneDB-style sysID: LpmP.35.6170), whose product is MEQESRAIAEGVAGSSDLATAEVTLKPSANCSRFERHLMQALQRADALSPTSSNLDFSIPAVGPGVCGDGLSLVTPPSNPPSIDPALTLSHSSESDQVASTMPCESGGSPNDGTAAAVQQRALRAREKEVVHLRRTIQELSSQLNCVLTTLDQRADTSAELETLKKTCEEEAVQHEKGMRCARLEMLESRVKYRTMEEHLAATYEADVHARATELLEPHTKEVHDKNFELLKEKIMLTQEVSMVRAEYKDLRDTYVRLKRQTDLDGGATREMLQRSVSQKDQIASLRQLVKTTEDNLNAVVAEYEEKLLTDSKTQQAVIQSLTRERDAARRDALQLRHELQQLRSAAGNVLAQRSELETFFYAALEEVRVGVVEERRQLLLENTPAARITNARQVPPAHTMSSLLRLEGPERLLLTDGANPALLTSSPSTSWTVERKSFPKRIAAVSLRNAQPAARVAAASSTSSARRFASPLLPTRSQHDAAVSTSADQGGWRRTAVDVDSAFRLGTKTAQESHGASSPAAREEHGGLDTAEEVSFPLLKSLPSAPAWRDAKRVDIKDLCWVDKERVIQLLFKRIRQEGQRQAILSQRAALLKDSFVEKAETVAAVEGLSCDTKEISRSSLTFLTQQ